The nucleotide sequence CCTTCAAAGAGAATGAGGACTCcaggtaattgtttctctttaagTCACTcacttctacttcctcttctgaaaatgggaaCCATAATTGCAGTGTTTGCCTCTCACAGGTTGTTAGCAAAGTGTTATTGTAAATCTTGATGTGGATGCATAGCGGAATTACTGGGATAGAGCTGTCTGATCATTAGATGGTCATTGCTGAAGGGACAAGGCTAGGCTCTGTGAGGCAGCTGTTCTTGCAGTATGCTGTGTGCATCATGCCCTCTAGGGATCTGTGGCTTAACTTTCAGTGTTAGCTTTTCTTTGGGTTTGAATAATTGTGGTTCTGTCATGGTTGACTTTTCtcaaacccatttggggttttcttggtgaagatacaggagtggtttgccatttctttctcctgctcattttacagatgagaaaataggcaaacagggtgaagtgacttgcccagggtcacacagtgcctgaggccagatttgagctcaggaagatcagtctttctgacttcatacttaggactctatccactgtgccacccagctgccccacaaGAAGAATTAGTAGTGAGATAGAACAAAAAGAACCTTGAGCTGGGAGCCTGGACAATTGAGGTCCAGCCCTGGCCCTTAACCTGCCaccttttgtaaaatgagtgggttgagctcgatgagctctaaggtccccCTCCTAGTTGAATTTCCTATGAGATGTGAGAGACCCTCCTGGTTTTTCATTTAGAGTAGGGCCATTCATTCAGATAAAAGGTAGTAGGCCGAATTGGTGGTCTAAGTCTTCCTAGTCTTGTTGAAATGAACAATTTGTGTGATTTCGTGTAAAAAGCCCTAGATTTGTAATCAGGATttttagaatgagaaagaaacttagagatcaCATGGTCcactccccttattttacagaggtaaGAGCTGAGGGTCatactgtgcctcagtttccccctccatGAAAAGGTTTCACAGGTCCCAAGTGCAGAAATAAGATCTGGACCCAGGTCTTTCTTCTGACTATAAATCCTGGGCTCTTGCAGTTACATTACACTGCCCATCgcaagacttgaatttgaatttcaCACCTGTTCCTTATGGTCTCCATGCTCCCAGACAAATCCTCTTTGGGTCTCATTTCTCTCTGTCAAATAGACTAGGGGATCTCTAATGCCCTCTTGAGCTCAAATACTTGTGTAATTGTGGTCAGAAGAGCTGTAGCCTCATCAACCTAGGGACATCCGCTCTTGGATCTTTGCCAGGAGGTCttgatggggtggtggtggtggtggtgaagggcAGTACAGGACCTGCGGGGGTGCTCAAATAGGTGTATAAAAATGGcaaggcaggggcagctaggtggcgcaggaaatagagcaccagccctggagtcagaaggacctgggttcaaatctggcctcagacacttgacacttactagctgtgtgtccttggggcagtcacttaaccctgattgccttgcctcccccaccccaataaaaAATGGCAAGGCAGGGGTTGTGGGATTGCACATTTATTATCAAAAACCATTAAGGTGCACCTCAAGGCTGTCCATATGGTAGGCAGCTCTGAAGCACCAGGGCTGAGTTTTCAGTATCCCCTATCCCCACCCCAGGTATTACACTGTGCCCTGGGCCAATCTGGCTCATCTCAGGGTTTAAGAGTACCCCACAAATTGCATATTAGTGTACAGTCCCCCTTCCCCAGGTATGTAGAGACAGGTTCAGGGCTGAGCTCCCTCCCCGTTCTTAGTCTTTGGCCTAAGTGGTTATTGTGGCCAGGATGGGGTTGGGGTTGGAAGGGAAGGACTGGGCAATCTAATGGATTACCATAGTAGGGTTTGGGTCAAAGTCAGCATTGGGGGATAGGGTAGAAAACATGCTGAGTAGAGGGCTGGAGCAAGCTAGGTGAAGGGTTAGCAAGTAAGCAAGCTGGACCCTGGGGGTCTCCTTTTTGGGAGGTAAGGAGAGGTAGAGTCCCCACAGGCCCAAGAAACCTGAGAGAATGGCTGGTTACAAGAGCAGCCTGATTGGAGCTGGGGGAAGCAGGTAAGGAGTATCTTCAGGTCTCCTTTCTCAACCtgagtaaaatgaagggattacactagatggtctctaagtccTCGGCTCTGCTCCTTTGAGTCTATGGATCTAATCCTAGCTTGGACACTAAATGGACTATGGGAGTCAGttacttcccttctcctcctctgtaaaatgaggttgggtTAAACTGACTCCCAGGTACCTTCCAATCTTAACGAGTCTATAAATCTAATCTGAGTGCTGCCACTAACTCTCTATGAGACTGTGACTaaatcaatttccttctctgaggctcagtttccccacttttaaaaatgagtggcctggactagatggccatgaagctcccttccagctctaatgtccTAATCTTGCTTTTCAGCCTTTGGTGGGAGGGGTATTTCCAATTTGTATCTGTCCTTGATAACTATTGGCTAACATGATGCCCCCACCATCAAGAGCCGTCTAGGTCTTGGGGaggtggaaagggagggggaaagaaagggaagataagCAACCTAAGCAAttataaaaaaactaaaatattaaaaaaaaacctcttttcaGAAATGAGTAGTTTTAACCTGCCTACCTCCagatggatgaagaaactaaaagcCCTATTTTGGAGGCTTCCCAGAgatccatgtatatatatatatatatatatatatatatatatatatatatatatatatatatatatatatatatatatatgtgtgtgtgtgtgtgtgtgcgtgtgtgtgcatgtgtgtatgtgtgtgtgcgtgtgtgtgtgtgtgtgtgtgtgtgtgtgtgtgtgtgtgtctgttttggGAAGGGAATGGAGGCTGCACTCACACAACTGTGGCCCCCTCTCTGACCCAGTGAGATGGATCCCAAACACAAGGGCCTATAAGCACCATGAAGGGGTAGAGCAGGGTACGCAGTACCCCCTGGCTCCCAGGTAGGAAAGATGCCTGGCGTGACCATCCTCCTCCTGGCTGATCTGTCATGGTAGCACAGGGCTGTTCTTTTTGTccgggaggaggaaggggatgatGGGAGAGACTTAGGCCTCGTGTCTTCACGAAAGGCCTCCACCACCTGGAGTCAGGGTTGGAAGAATCTTCGGATAACGAATCTCCCCAAGAGCACCATAGCCAAGACTGTCATCACGTACAAAATGGAGTTGTTAGGGACGTCCAGGAACGCCACCTAGGGATGAGATGGGCATCACAGAGGATACTagtggaaggatggagggagaattCACCAGGCCCCCACCCCGGGCCTACCTCCTGAGTTCTACCCTGATTTCTGAAACACTTCATCCTGCCtaatccctttccctctttcccccattACTATGgtatatcccccccccccccccccccccccgtggccTCCCTACCCCCAGGGCCCCTGCTCACCCAGCCCCCATTCTGGGCAATCCAGCGAGCAATGCAGTGTTGGAGCATGAAGTCGGCCACAAATCGAGCCACACGTCCCAGGAAGCCCGTCAGGCCCCTCTGATAAACATGTAGGGCCAACCGGTAGCCAAAGCCCAGCAATGCCACCACTCGGCCCCAGTTGATGCCGCTCTCAAATAGGCTGTTGGGGGTAAAAAGCCTCAAGTTAGTGACTTCTTTTTTCACCCCTTTCCCACTAGTCCTACCCCCTGACCCTGTGGGACTAGGAAGGAGGCCCAGGTGTATGCCGCAGCAGCCtgaaggaaggaggtagggaaCATACCTTTAACCACCCAGGCTTCTCcctggggttggggagagacTATTTGTCAATCCCTGGGGAGACTGCAAGCAGCGCACAGTGTGGTTCCCCAAAAGAATGCTATCTCAGTGCAGCAGCCCTTTACCATTTGGGAGTGCAGCCAGAGGTATCCCAGATCCCCCATTCATCCAAGCCCACTTAGTCTCAGGAAGAGTCCAACGCctcaatgaagcatttattaatcgccCGTTATTCACCAGGCACCCTGGATTCAAATGCAAGGAAAGAGACAACGCTgcctctcaaggaatttacagtttcATTGAGAAAAACCCTGGGCCTGGATCTCCTGGAGGGATACCATCCGGGCTTGGTCCCCAAAGGGGCCAACAGCTGGGCACAGCTGGACCACCTCCCAGGCTGCTTGTCAGAGAcagtctctcccctccacccactgTTCAACCTGTGTGTCATTTCCACTGCCACCACTCCTCCCAGCACACAGTGTCCgacagagagagcgagagaaaggaggaaggggagcctGAGgcatggagggggaaggggatttaCCTGCGAGAGGAGGAACCACTGCTAGCCTGACATCCGGCAGGGACAGCAGGGAGGAAGAGGACAGAAGAGGAGGTTAGGTCCTGGGAAGctcaggggggagggaggggggacgcCTTGGGGAGTGGCTCACACTCAGTCCCCTGACCCTCACCTCCCTTGCCCACCCCTGGAGTCTAGACCAACACACATCTTCTGTTCCTAACATTCACCGCAAACTGAACCCTAATAGAAGAGCGAGGCAACCTTTTTGTTCCTGTTTGGCATTTCACCTGTGTCCAGCTCTTCGTtcactccatttgggtttttttggcaaaaatactggaatggtttgctgtttgacagatgaggaaaccaaggcaacaaagtgaagtgactttcccagggtcaataattggtgagtatctgaggccagatttgaactcgggaagatgagccTGGCCCTAACTCTAACTGTAAAGCTAACCCTGACCCAAGCGTCCGGCGTAACAGAAGCTCTCATGCCACATTCCTATTTCCAGGGAATTGAGGGGTTTTGGGGCCAGCTGCCTTTAGAGCTTAAACTCCCTTGCTGCTGTACTTCCAGTACATGCTGGGGAACAAGGGAGCCTGGGCTAAGAGCAATCCCTCCTACCCCACCCCTAGCCCACAAGTCCTGGAAAGAATTCTGTTcagaggatcatgggatttagagccgAACGAATCCGATCATCCCACTGGAATCATCCAGTCCAGGGCTGTCCAAGGTGCGGCCAGCCCCCAGTGCCATTTTCTGCGGCCCACCCGTGTTTACTGTGGGCGTGGAAATTGACACGAATGCTTTAGCTAAAGCATTTCTGTGGGTTCAACCTTCTAAtcttacaaaggaagaaagaaatgacttccccagtcacacaattagtcagtggcagagtcagaatgaAAACTGAGGTCTCCTGCCATCAAACACTGTACTTTCTTTTGCACTACCCTGCTTTTCagggaaaacagaaaacaaaagccaCCCACAGGAAGTGACCACCTACCCTTCCCCTCCTAACAGTCCCTGCTCACATTCCTATAGGgcttttaaggcttacaaaaagCTTTCCTCACCACAGTTCTATGAGGTTCAGATCTGCATTTCTTTATAGCCTCTCAGGAACACAGCCCTTCATATTCCCAGGTGAAAGGTGTACATTGGTATTCACAGCCTCGCCATCAGAAGACTGGGACTACAGAGAGGGGGTTGCTACACAGCAACAGAAGAGCACAGAAGCAACACAGGGAGCCAAGTTGCCACTGTCACTTGGACAGGGcacagaaagggaaggaaggagaggtaaCTTGAAAGTGACCTCGGAGCAATTGGGGGAGGTGGGTACCTGGAGGCGATCATGGTGAAGTACTCATAGGCAGTCTCTGAGGTGGGCTGCAAAGTCTGCAGCATGGCCTTGAATTCTGAGTCATACCTACGGCTGATGTCATCCCCAATGATGGCTAGCTGTCGGCCAACCTGTTCCGTGGTGCTGGGGCAGTGACAAAAAAAACAGGAGGGAAGAGGTCAGGATTGCCGCAAGAAGAGTCCTTACCTTGTTCCCCCATCTTTGGGGGATAATGCTACACCCAAACTGGAGGACTcgaatttacaaataaatattttggaagtTCAAACTCTGAGAACAAGGTTGTGGAGATTGGCAGTGGAGGGGACGGAGGTTGAAGGCAGAGCTGCTACAGTTTTGCATAGATGAGGAGGGCTAGAATGGAAAAGGGACAAGAGACGGAGAGGAATTCAAAGACGGGGTGCGTGTATATGTGACTGAATGTGTGCAAAGAAATATGTCAGACATGACCTGCAAAAGCCTTCCCGGTAGAGCCCTGGTCACCAGGGCTAAGGTTCTCCTCACCTTCTGATAGCCTAGCATTTCTACTTTACCTGAGCTAGTGGGCCTCAGAAACACCCCCCATTCTCCTCTATGGTTGCCACCAAGTCTGGGCAGTCTCTTCTTGATAAAAGGCCTTCTTCCCCCAGTTCTTAAAATCATAGTattcaggggcagctgggtggtgcagtgagtggagcaccagccctggagtcaggaggccctgacttcgaatccagtttcagacacttaacatacttactagctgtgtgaccttgggcaagtcacttaaccccaattgccctgcctttccccctccaaaaaaaaaaaatcacagtattCAGAGCCTTCAGAAAAAGGGATCTTAGGGATAGCCTGGGACCAGCTGCCATGATCCCTGGAGATGGCCATTCTTGGGACCACTTGTCTGCATGTATCCCAAATGAACTCCCTCCCTTTTCTGGCTGCACAGTTCATCTTCTCTATGCCACCCTACTCCCGCTCTGTACCTAGCTGGTGACTCTGGTCCCTGACTCAGCAGTTGGGACCAGGCAACGTTTATGCCTTTCCCAGTCTGTTCACCCTCAATCCCCCTTACGGATGAATaatgttattgagtcatttcggtcgtgcctgactcttcgtgaccctttcggggttttcttggcaatgatactgcagcgctttgccatttccttctctagctcgttttacagatgaggaaactgaggcaaagagtgatttgctcacagagctagtgtttgaaattgaatttgaactcaagtattcctgactccaggcctggtgccactatccactgtgctacctagctgaccTATACAATTTAATAATACATACCACAATTCCTTTTCATACAGTAAAAATTAACAATTAGGGAAGGGCCATTTCATCACTGAATgggtgcgtgtgtatgtgtgtgcgtatgtgtatgcatgtatacgtatgtatggaAGTATGTGTGGAAGCACTTTTCTGcgtttctccttccctcacctgCTGAGCTCTTGGGGCAAGGTGTCCATCTCAGGGTCCTCGGGGGCAGCTGCTCCCTCTGTTTCCTGTTCTTGTTGATGGCGGTAGTAGACATAGCTCCGGAAAACATCTTCAGTCTGTCGGGCCACCTGTTCCTCTGTGAACCAAACCGTCAGTGTTAGGGCCagatgggaggtgggagagggggcATCCTCTCCCCCATGCCACCCTTCTTCTCTAGCCTACCTTTCTTCCACAAAGGTTAAAGCCGTCCCTTTATCTTTTAGAGTACGAGTCTGAAAATACAGACACAAAATGTCTGAGCGCCTGGCGCAAGCCTCTCACCATGCAGACAAGAAAAGCTCCGAGAGGGCAaggaagggatttgtccaaggtcacataggcagcaaGTGGTGGAGCTGGGATTGAACTCTAAATCTTGAGAGAATTCTCACTGCATCTTGCTGCCTCTCAGTTCCTTGTTTCTTTGTCAGTTTGTTCTGTCTCATCTTCAGCCAGTCAATTCCTCTCTAGGGAAGTCAGACTGAAGAGGCAGGGTTACCTCCCTTTGACCCAGAACCAGCTCCATTGATTGTCCCCCCTTCCCACAGACCACAGAATGGCATGAGATAAGTGAAAGCACAGCAGCATGGTGTTTCCCCACAAAGAAGGGGCAAAAAGATAAACTGTGTAACAGTGCCACCTTCCCAACCCCACAACCCCAGCACAGGAGGGTAAGCTGAAGCTAAGGAATTAGCACTCAAagcaggttaaaaaaaaggcaaaagtcagcttccaccccaccccccaatttctGTCTCAGTTCTCTTCCTGGGGCATGGAGGTAGCACGgcgagcagagcactggccctggagtcaggaggacctgagttcaaattcagtctcagacacctgacacgaactagctgtgtggccttgggcaaatcacttaacctcaattgtctggccctccctcctcaaaaaaaaattctcttccttcccagaAGGTATCCCTTAGACctagaagatgggaggggaataCTCTTACCTGCAGTAGATGAGGGGGCTCGAACCCGGCTCACCTGCCTAGAAGCCATACTATGAATGATGGTGCCAGCCTGAGAAAGGGGGAGAGTGAtattgggagagaaaaaaaattaagatgagaGTGAGCAAGGGTGTCTGTCCCTAGTTCAGGGGTTTATGACTGTTTGCTGTCTGCAGCCTCTCTGTGCCCCATGGCAACACACTAAGTAAAGTGTTAGATGAGGCAGACATATCTGTGGCTCCTACACCCCCAGGCCTACTGGGGCTTGGCTCCTCTGTCTGAACCTCCTGATCAAGACCaccaggagtggggagggggtggcgATGCTAGCTGGGGGAAAAGCAGAGGATCAAAGCATCTGGGACTGAAAGGGACCACCTTAAGGGGTCGGCTAGTCCAagccctgaagcccagagaagttaacttcttgggacttgcccaaggtcatgtgggtGAAAAGTAGCagaacctgaatttgaactcagttcctctgattcTAATTCCAGCCCTCGAGCTGTCCATGGCTTTGATCACACTCCAGCCCAGGTGAAATCTGGTAAACATTAAGTgtagtggggaaggaggggaggcacagaaggaagggggaagagaagctgCTGTCCCTTaattggggtgggagaggggcgTGGCACTCGCCCACTGATAaccatgtactagttgtgtggtATTGCATTGTTGTGGCCTTCTCCACATCCTGCCTTAGGTCATGGGGAAGTTCCACCCTTCTCTCGGACCCCCTCCCCCAGGTTGGGGACCACTGTGAAAATCTATTGTCTCTCCCagcactttctctctctgtgcttTTTATTGACAGCTGGCAGCTTTAGAGTTTGCTAAAGAGCTTTCCGAACATCATCCCATTTTATCCcgcaataaccctgggaggcacgTCCCATCATCACTACTATTGTCAGTATTACTAATATTATATTTACTACCAGGTTTTATTTATAGTATGTAAATTTATAAGTTATTTACTGTATTGTGTTTAATACCACAGTTGTAAATATAAtactaatattaatataattattttacagatggggaaactgaggcagacaggggttaagccACTTGCTGGcatcctgaggcaggatttgaactcagcttcgtGCTACTTAGCGGTCCTCATTAGCGCATAAATCTTTTATCCAATCATGTCGAACCGATTAcaggttccttgagagcagggcctcgGTCCTACCTATCTTTGTTACCAGCGGGGTAGCCAGTAGCAAGTACTGTTGTTACGTGTTTGCCAAATTACTGAATGAATGATGCTCCACGGATACAAAGACAGCCATACTTGTGGGTTGTGGTTGGGCCCTACCAAGGATGACTGTTTCAGGCCCTGATCTACTCGTATCAGGCCCCCTAAAAGCCGGCACCCTCAGAGCTGGAGATCTCATACCTAACCGGTTTATGGGACATTGGTTGGTGGATTGGGGAAATTGCAACCCCAACCCCAACCTCCTGCATATATCAATAACGAAGCCCTCTACATACAATACTTCCCTAGGTTCTCCCCAAAATTTGGTGAAGTGGACAGGGCAGATACTGTGATCTCCAATTTAAGGATGAAAAGCCCGAGGCCAGGAGAGGAGGATCACGTAGCTTGCTCAAGACCACAGAGCCAACAAGTAGACGGGAGGCTTCTTTCCTATAAAATCACCCAGAGATATCTTTGTAGTACTTCCCTGTAGGGGCCTGGATAGAGGATCCCAGGGTAAAGGTGAGGTGGAAAACAGATGCACACTTAGGGCAAAATGCACCCTATCACCTCCATCTGTATGCTCGGGACCAGCAGACTTACTCAGGTTCACGTTTTTATCCCATGTTTGTAATCAAAAAGGTTAATTATGAATAAGCAATAAATGATAGCTCATCTTTGGACTATAGGATCtataaggaacctcagagaccatctctcctccattttgcagctaggcggtgcagcgGGCAcagtgccaggcccggagtcaggaagacctgagttcaaatctgacctcagacatttgctagctgtgtgatcctgggcaagtcacttaaccctgtttgcctcagtttcctcatctgtaaaatggactggagaaggaaatggcaaaccactccagtatctttgccaagaaaaccccaaatggagtcacaaagagtcagacacgactgaaatgactgaacaacaacaaactgagacctgcaaagggcaagtgacttgtccaaagacacCTGTAGTAAATagcaaggcaggatttgaagccatttctgttctcctgactccaaatttagtgatCTTCCCAGTCGGTCACTCTGCCTCATCTATGTCACTTTATGGTTCACAAATGCCTGTTTCCACAAACAACTCACGCGATAAGCAGAGCAAATGTTATAATCACCCATTTTTGGGTGAGGAAATCGGTCTCTGAGAGATGCCCTGGGTCACATGAGTACTAAGTGTCCTAACCAGACAGAGCTAGAAGccaggccctctgattctaagttcagtcatttcctttaggcttaaggaCATAAGAAAAGCCACCTAGGGTAGGAGATCCTTGGGGTCTTAGCTTTAGCTAGCCCTCAGAGAATGCTCAGGGCACCTCTGCCAGGCCTAAATATCACCCCCACAAGCCTGGGTCACTTTGCCAGCCTGCTAATGAGTGGTTCGGGGTTTCTGCTCTACAGAGCAGCCCGTGGAGCCAGATCAGAGAACTTTTCTCTAGAGCCAGGAAGCCTTAGGTGGGGTAGAGGGAAGAACCCCTCTAAAATGCTTCTCTGTGCTGCCCCACCCTGCCTGGCCTGCTGGTGTCACCCACCATGCACCTGTGCTACCACCTTGTCAACTTCCTGCTTGCTATCTCCCGACTCATCCTgtgtttcctcttccccctccccctgacTTTTAGCACCCTACTCTCTGGACCCCAAAgggggaagggacagaatttCCTGAAGTTGAGACAGTTTACTTTCAGTTTAGGTGTCTTCGTCTGTTCCTTGCTCTAAGCCCCAGCTTGTTCTATCCGTCCACAGCCTCCATCACCCCAAAGcttcacctctcccctcctccttgtgTAACCTCAGGGGCAAATCTACAGAGGGAAGCCCAGGCCCCATCCCAACAAAGTCCTAATTTGTGAAGGTCCTTATTTTATAGGATCTTAGATCCAGAGCTGGTTTTTTATTTATTCGTTTTCCAgacgaggaaaccaaggtccacaGAAtctaagggatttgtccaaggtcacccaggtagtcaTAGACTTGGGAACTGGATCCTGGTCCTCTCGCTCCATACCCAGGGCTCTGCTACTGCCTATGTTAGCCTCCTTCAGGCCAAGGGCCATTTTAGGAGCATATTTTACCCCATTAGCTACCCTAATTTAAGGGACCAGGAGCCTAGGGGTCTCAGTTCTCTCCCCTTCCAACGACCACTTTCCTCACCTACCCAAATCAAACATACACTTTATTTGTGAAGTACGT is from Trichosurus vulpecula isolate mTriVul1 chromosome 7, mTriVul1.pri, whole genome shotgun sequence and encodes:
- the BAK1 gene encoding bcl-2 homologous antagonist/killer — translated: MASRQVSRVRAPSSTAEEQVARQTEDVFRSYVYYRHQQEQETEGAAAPEDPEMDTLPQELSSTTEQVGRQLAIIGDDISRRYDSEFKAMLQTLQPTSETAYEYFTMIASSLFESGINWGRVVALLGFGYRLALHVYQRGLTGFLGRVARFVADFMLQHCIARWIAQNGGWVAFLDVPNNSILYVMTVLAMVLLGRFVIRRFFQP